The stretch of DNA AGGACGGAGCCCCTTCTGGCAGACTCCTCAGTGGCCCGGTCCTGGCTCGCCCCCACCCAGTGAAGTGGAGaacctggggcgggggcaggactgGAATGGCCTGAGTGTGCTTGGGTGGTGGGATGAGTGCAGTCACCAAGGGCGACAGGCAGCTGCGCAGGCCCTGGGTCCCCACTCACCGCTGGGGGAAGGCATGCAGGAAGTAGTCCTGGGCCCTCACTCACCCGGCCGGAAGGCATTCGGGAAGTGCTCTCAGCCACTCAGACATCTTGGAGCCTTGTCCCAGGCTGGACCAAAGCGGCAGTACCAGGGTTGGGCGTGCCGTGACCTGGCTCCTGGGGTGGCCACCAGGTCAGGAGACCGTGGAACCACATACAGTCAGAGCTGTTGTTCCAGACAAGCCCAGGGTAAGCGTTCACAGCATCTGAGGGTGACAGCGGGCGAGCGGGCGGCACAGAGGGCCGGGGGCCGGCACAGCAGAGGGCTTCCTGGGGAGCTGTAGGACAAAGGCCACATGTCCTGGCCTCATCTAAACACACTCTCCAAACCCAGGCAGGAAAGCAGGCCACATGCAACAGAccgcccccacagccctgcccccagcccctatGGACTCCCAGATGCCCCCACTGTGTCCAGGGTTGGCATTGTCTTCTGTCCACCTGTGTCCCTGCCCCAGCACAGGCCCGGgtctcaggaggcagcagatgggcTGATTCAAGGGCTGGCCCACGGTTCCTCCAGGGGAGGAGCCCGGCTCATCCCGGATCCACAGGACGGGGAGTCTTTTGTCTGAGTGTACAAACTCTCCTGAAATCCGCAGGCGTCGCCAgagggccgggctggccaggctccctgtGAGCAGccttctgccccctcctcccagctcctccgaGCTCGGGAGACTTGAGCGCACATCTCTCAGGTCAGCGTTTCTTCCAGAGACGCCCAGTGGAGTTGACCACAGCTCTCAGAAGCCTGGCCAGACGCAGGAATCAGTGACCGAGGTCGGAGCAGTGCCATGCAGAGCGCCCCACGGTCTCGAGGGGGCACGACCCAGGACCCCACACCAGTATCTTCTTAGAAGACCGCAGGGACCCTGCTGGAAGAGCCACCGAGAGCCCCGTTTCGGATGGGAAGCTAAAGCTTCAAGCTGCACCCCAGGTTGCTCAGTGCGCCAGCTGCCACGCGGGGCCATGGAAACGGCGGTGATCGGCATGGTGGCCGTGCTGTTTGTGATCACCGTGGCCATCACCTGCATCCTCTGCTGCTTCAGCTGTGACTCGAAGGCCCCGGATCCTCAGGGGGGGCCTGGCCGCAGCTTCACAGTGGCCACGTTTCACCAGGAGGCGTCTCTCTTCACGGGGCCGGGTCGCCATGCCCAGGCAGTGGCGGGTGCCCGGGACTTC from Eptesicus fuscus isolate TK198812 chromosome 15, DD_ASM_mEF_20220401, whole genome shotgun sequence encodes:
- the SPAAR gene encoding small regulatory polypeptide of amino acid response — protein: METAVIGMVAVLFVITVAITCILCCFSCDSKAPDPQGGPGRSFTVATFHQEASLFTGPGRHAQAVAGARDFWTFM